In one Gimesia sp. genomic region, the following are encoded:
- a CDS encoding dihydrodipicolinate synthase family protein — protein MTSSIKMITALGTPLTPEEDLHVEGLEAHLQDQLDHGINGFLVAGTMGLMQLLKESTYRDLVARSVTCNAGRAELLVGVGDTSYVRTLERIRMVEEYDIDGVVALAPFFIKYSQSDLIDYYQSLADASSRPLFLYDLPQTTGTKLEVATVLQLAQHPNIHGIKCSDHFVTIRPVLDAIGDEFRVIVAQPTLMDVLLRAGVREHLDGIYGVVPEWIAAMVTATEAEDWETLAAVQQDLSALLTLLQTFSAPLFSSVTALLNRRGIPGNFAPRPMRPITEAEEAALFELPLVKKMFAGKTVTAAE, from the coding sequence ATGACCAGTTCGATCAAAATGATTACCGCCCTGGGGACTCCGTTGACTCCGGAAGAAGACCTGCACGTGGAAGGGCTGGAAGCCCATCTACAGGATCAGCTGGACCACGGTATAAACGGTTTCCTGGTTGCGGGAACGATGGGGCTGATGCAGCTCTTGAAGGAGAGTACCTATCGCGATCTGGTTGCCCGGAGTGTGACATGTAACGCCGGTCGGGCGGAACTGCTGGTGGGCGTTGGCGATACGAGCTACGTGCGGACGCTGGAGCGGATTCGGATGGTGGAAGAGTATGACATCGACGGCGTCGTCGCACTGGCTCCCTTTTTCATCAAGTACAGTCAGTCTGATCTGATCGATTATTATCAGTCGCTGGCAGATGCGAGTTCCCGCCCCCTGTTTCTGTATGACTTGCCGCAGACGACGGGGACCAAACTGGAAGTGGCGACCGTGCTGCAGCTGGCACAGCATCCGAACATTCACGGCATTAAGTGTTCCGATCACTTTGTGACGATCCGCCCGGTGCTGGATGCGATTGGTGATGAATTTCGCGTGATCGTCGCCCAGCCAACCCTGATGGATGTGCTGCTGCGTGCGGGCGTTCGCGAGCATCTGGACGGGATTTATGGCGTTGTGCCAGAGTGGATCGCGGCGATGGTGACCGCGACAGAAGCGGAAGACTGGGAGACTCTGGCGGCAGTTCAGCAGGATCTTTCTGCCTTACTCACACTGCTGCAGACGTTTTCTGCGCCGCTGTTTTCCTCGGTGACCGCATTACTGAACCGGCGGGGGATTCCCGGCAATTTTGCGCCGCGGCCCATGCGTCCCATCACGGAGGCAGAAGAGGCAGCCCTGTTTGAACTGCCCCTGGTGAAAAAGATGTTTGCCGGTAAAACGGTCACTGCAGCGGAGTGA
- a CDS encoding neutral/alkaline non-lysosomal ceramidase N-terminal domain-containing protein, producing MPGLTLLSRTLHLPRRSFLFAFSVLFLLSTTSLTAAEQWHAGLAKAKITPETDVWLAGYGSKRAPDGKLHDIWMKALALEAPGGERAVLITSDFQGVPKSMSDRVFKKIKTKFDLERRQIMFTFSHNHCGPRLGDDLYDYYPTTPEQDKTVAEYTDRMVEKTVAMIGEALDNLAPATLKQGNGHTTFAVNRRNNREADIPNLLKAGKALVGPVDHDVPILTVTRPDGQLAAVLFGYACHPTTLSFTKICGDYPGFAQLEIEKNHPGTLAMFVNTCGGDQNPLPRRKVELCEKYGHMLAVAVEEALKQPLQNVSPGLKTAFTYVDLPYLKVVTRADLEADTKSGSAIKQRWAKRLLKKLDQGETFPSAYPYPIHAWRLGKETLMIGMGAETVVDYSLRFKREFGPGTWVCGYADDMISYIPSKRVWLEGGYEGGSNLYEYGRPAYRWSEQTEDLISETVNKLVKQVE from the coding sequence ATGCCCGGCCTGACCTTGCTCTCCCGCACACTCCACCTGCCCCGACGTTCGTTTCTGTTCGCCTTCAGTGTTCTGTTTCTTCTGAGCACGACAAGTCTCACGGCTGCAGAACAATGGCACGCCGGTTTAGCCAAGGCCAAAATCACTCCCGAAACCGATGTCTGGCTGGCAGGCTACGGCTCCAAACGGGCCCCCGATGGCAAGCTGCATGACATCTGGATGAAAGCCCTCGCACTCGAAGCACCAGGCGGTGAGCGGGCCGTGCTGATCACCAGCGATTTCCAGGGCGTCCCCAAAAGCATGAGCGATCGCGTCTTCAAAAAAATTAAAACGAAGTTTGACCTGGAACGCCGCCAGATCATGTTTACCTTCTCGCATAATCACTGTGGGCCCCGACTGGGAGACGACCTTTACGATTACTATCCCACCACGCCGGAGCAGGACAAAACCGTCGCCGAGTACACGGATCGTATGGTCGAGAAAACCGTCGCCATGATCGGCGAGGCACTCGATAATCTCGCCCCCGCAACACTCAAGCAAGGCAACGGACACACTACGTTCGCCGTCAATCGCCGTAACAACCGTGAAGCCGACATTCCCAATCTGCTCAAAGCAGGCAAGGCACTCGTGGGCCCCGTCGATCACGACGTTCCCATCCTGACCGTCACCCGCCCCGATGGCCAGCTCGCGGCCGTCCTGTTCGGCTATGCCTGTCATCCCACGACGCTCAGCTTCACCAAAATCTGTGGCGACTATCCCGGCTTCGCACAACTGGAGATCGAAAAAAATCATCCCGGCACGCTGGCCATGTTCGTCAACACCTGCGGCGGTGATCAGAACCCGCTCCCCCGTCGGAAAGTCGAGCTCTGTGAAAAATACGGACACATGCTGGCAGTCGCCGTCGAAGAAGCCTTAAAGCAGCCGTTGCAGAACGTTTCCCCCGGTTTAAAAACCGCTTTCACTTATGTTGATCTCCCCTACCTCAAAGTCGTCACCCGCGCCGACCTCGAAGCGGATACCAAAAGCGGAAGTGCCATCAAACAAAGGTGGGCCAAACGGCTCCTGAAAAAACTGGATCAGGGAGAGACCTTCCCCTCAGCCTATCCCTATCCGATTCATGCCTGGCGGCTGGGTAAGGAAACTCTCATGATTGGCATGGGCGCCGAAACCGTCGTCGATTATTCACTCCGTTTCAAACGCGAGTTCGGCCCGGGCACCTGGGTCTGCGGATATGCTGACGACATGATCTCCTACATCCCATCCAAACGGGTCTGGCTCGAAGGAGGTTACGAGGGGGGCTCAAACCTGTATGAATACGGCCGCCCCGCTTACCGCTGGTCCGAACAGACGGAAGATCTCATTTCAGAAACCGTAAACAAGCTCGTCAAACAGGTCGAGTGA
- a CDS encoding response regulator, with translation MPRPDLSHTQVSQILNRLEESVRETFREAFAPQNNPVPSRLPVVPQQPHPDASTTEETETARLRRELQATRKELKQAQAVAAAATRARCEFLAYMSHEIRTPMTAILGFTELLQNEALSDEDQNRAVKTIRRNSNYLLDVINEILELSRLESGLLEIEQLQVNPIQIGREVVDQLSEQARALNNTIHLEIEGTVPETIQTDPTLLKQALVNLLTNALKLTTEGHIRLTLSCEPSQQAFCFRVSDTGMGIPTDQRQHVFQPFRQAAATPTGKRSKAGSGFTIISRIAELLQGEIRLEQDASEHSEFTFAIATGPLTQVRMLSSQEAGELDLPDPRSFSANSRLQGRILVVEDNLDNQRLIRFLLNRAGAEITIAANGQQGVDMALQSESPFDLILMDLQMPVLDGYQATIALRDAGYTGPIVALTAHALTGELERCLSVGFDDCLTKPIDRNVLIPQIAARLARKSTSVTR, from the coding sequence ATGCCTAGACCCGATTTATCACACACTCAAGTCTCGCAGATCCTCAACAGACTCGAAGAGTCGGTGCGGGAGACATTCCGCGAGGCCTTCGCTCCTCAAAACAACCCCGTGCCCTCCCGCCTGCCAGTCGTCCCTCAACAGCCCCACCCGGATGCATCCACTACAGAGGAAACAGAGACGGCCCGGTTGCGTCGGGAACTGCAGGCGACGCGTAAAGAACTGAAGCAGGCACAAGCAGTCGCTGCCGCTGCAACACGCGCCCGCTGCGAATTCCTGGCTTACATGAGTCATGAAATCCGTACGCCGATGACCGCCATCCTGGGTTTCACGGAACTGTTGCAGAACGAAGCCCTTTCGGATGAAGATCAGAATCGAGCCGTCAAAACCATCCGGCGTAACAGCAACTACCTGCTGGATGTCATCAATGAAATCCTGGAACTCTCCCGGCTGGAATCGGGACTTCTCGAAATCGAACAGTTGCAGGTCAATCCCATCCAGATCGGACGCGAAGTCGTCGACCAGTTATCCGAACAGGCCCGCGCGTTGAATAATACGATTCATCTGGAAATCGAAGGCACTGTTCCGGAAACCATACAAACCGATCCCACACTCCTGAAACAGGCGCTGGTCAACCTGTTGACCAATGCACTCAAACTGACCACCGAGGGACACATCCGACTCACACTCAGTTGCGAGCCGTCACAGCAGGCCTTCTGCTTCCGTGTCAGCGACACCGGCATGGGTATTCCCACCGATCAGCGCCAGCACGTCTTTCAACCTTTTCGTCAGGCAGCCGCAACGCCGACAGGCAAGCGCAGCAAAGCAGGCTCAGGTTTTACGATCATCAGCCGCATTGCAGAACTCCTGCAGGGCGAAATCCGCCTGGAACAGGATGCCTCAGAGCACAGCGAATTCACTTTTGCGATCGCCACCGGCCCGTTGACTCAGGTCCGCATGCTGTCTTCACAGGAGGCAGGAGAACTCGATCTACCCGATCCCCGCTCTTTCTCTGCCAACAGTAGACTGCAGGGGCGCATTCTGGTGGTGGAAGACAACCTCGACAACCAGCGGCTGATCCGCTTCCTGCTCAACCGTGCTGGTGCCGAGATCACGATTGCCGCGAACGGACAGCAGGGTGTCGACATGGCCCTGCAATCGGAATCCCCTTTCGACCTGATCCTGATGGATCTGCAGATGCCCGTCCTCGACGGCTACCAGGCGACCATTGCCCTCCGCGACGCAGGTTACACCGGTCCCATCGTCGCACTCACCGCGCATGCACTCACGGGCGAACTCGAACGCTGCCTGAGCGTCGGCTTTGATGACTGCCTGACCAAGCCGATTGACCGCAACGTTCTGATTCCTCAGATCGCCGCGCGACTCGCCCGCAAGTCGACCTCCGTCACGCGCTGA
- a CDS encoding DUF1559 domain-containing protein — MQTKRGFTLIELLVVIAIIAILIALLLPAVQQAREAARRSTCKNNLKQLGLAMHNYHDTHRTFPPGAVWYGIGSAPEDGRHADWGTTWVVQILPFMDQANLYNNYNMSLKARSANASSTDSVLRAKIPSLICPSQPGVDRSNLTQDFNGFSKITYAASVGAGSTMTRSDYTNPNRRGFFSAVAQNGAKIRDVTDGSSNSIMLSEIVVGISTGDDKGAWGWCTGALFAGRNNNGILTPNAKVYDATPYSANNTSDNNFNRRNNPDRTGTLSGQAARSFHVGGVHATMGDGAVRFLSENIDQTTYLNLLSIADGNVVGEF, encoded by the coding sequence ATGCAAACAAAACGAGGTTTTACTTTGATTGAATTGCTGGTGGTCATTGCGATCATCGCGATTCTGATCGCGCTCTTACTGCCCGCGGTGCAACAGGCACGCGAGGCTGCTCGCCGCAGTACCTGCAAGAATAATCTGAAGCAGCTCGGACTGGCGATGCACAACTATCACGATACGCACCGCACATTCCCTCCGGGAGCCGTCTGGTATGGTATCGGTTCCGCTCCGGAAGATGGACGTCACGCTGACTGGGGGACGACCTGGGTGGTTCAGATTCTGCCGTTCATGGATCAGGCCAACCTGTACAACAATTACAACATGTCTCTGAAGGCCCGCAGTGCGAATGCAAGTTCCACAGACAGTGTACTGCGAGCCAAGATTCCCAGCCTGATTTGTCCTTCTCAGCCGGGCGTGGATCGTTCCAACCTGACCCAGGACTTCAATGGATTTTCTAAGATCACTTATGCTGCCTCTGTCGGAGCCGGATCAACGATGACCCGTTCGGACTACACGAACCCGAACCGCCGTGGCTTTTTCAGTGCAGTTGCCCAGAATGGTGCCAAAATCCGCGACGTCACCGATGGTTCGTCCAACTCAATCATGTTGAGCGAAATTGTGGTTGGCATCAGCACTGGTGACGATAAAGGCGCCTGGGGCTGGTGTACCGGGGCTCTGTTCGCAGGACGGAACAACAACGGGATTCTGACCCCCAACGCGAAAGTTTACGACGCGACTCCTTATTCCGCTAACAACACTTCCGATAACAACTTTAACCGTCGGAATAATCCCGACCGAACCGGGACTCTTTCCGGCCAGGCGGCACGCAGTTTCCATGTCGGTGGCGTACATGCTACAATGGGAGACGGTGCTGTGCGTTTCCTTTCAGAAAACATCGATCAGACGACTTACCTGAATCTGCTGTCGATTGCAGATGGTAACGTAGTTGGTGAATTCTAA
- a CDS encoding PQQ-binding-like beta-propeller repeat protein, which yields MKFPPVLLFLFVFVCAPEFILADWPQYRGDAARSGSTEEPLPNRMELQWTFRTPQPPTPAWPTHTRITFDEVFQPIVVKQTVLFGSSTDDQLYALDLKSGQLKWKFFTEGPIRFAPAAWKDRVFVASDDGCLYALNVEDGSLLWKKRGGPERKFIMGNDRLISHWPARGGPVVLGDQVYFAAGVWPSDGVYLYALDAETGNVTWSNQNSGQRLMNQPHGGASAKSGVSSQGYLAASQDQIFMPTGRAVPAAFDRATGEFRYYHLQKNQQRGGSEVMLADRFFANAGCLFDQLTGDLSQQTGTGPIAATPQGVLRGSGQSLVYSTWIDTKTNDRKGKPISIRSLKEKRLIPLNYTITDVIIAGNDAYCGSHNKVTGVDFKGQANTWWSHEIEGTVRGLAASDECLIASTDQGVICCFANAQPPETVEAQPQSPVTTSPLYQQAAQAICEKTNVSTGICVDLGATNADLALELARQSDFQIYVVMADPDQAQQARERLAEAGLYGSRVAVHLADPKQVPYSKNFANLVICSAALNQDVSPALLKEARRIQRPFGGQLCWGSVENLQLETKDDLKGAGSWTHQYSDSTNTVNSKDEIVKGPLRMYWYRDVDFQIPNRHGQGPAPLVSRGVMVVGGLHGLCGLDAYNGHTLWKYQLRNNLTDMNGIHHDVSTAEVGSNFCLGGDYAFVYKDTFCHQIELKTGKLVRKISTPVSRDDPNQNWGYLAYHDGVIYGTVSNDAHHTSPRYEGISLRNESVLFFAADAKTGNILWTYQPEYSIRNNAITIGNNSVFLVDREIAKADHVKQARRNGRPNPPSPEDAHRKGKLKAFQAKTGADLWEDDQEIFGTQLALSADHDILLMFYQGIRHKFFRLPSEVGGRLAAVDAKTGKRIWDIAAEYQSHPIINGDKIFAQGGAWELKTGKPISFSFERSYGCGQISASKHLMVFRSATLGYVDLTRKAGVENFGGIRLGCYINAIPAGGLVLVPDGSSQCNCSYQMQAWFALEGSE from the coding sequence ATGAAATTCCCGCCGGTCTTACTGTTTCTATTCGTATTTGTCTGTGCGCCTGAGTTCATTCTCGCCGACTGGCCCCAGTATCGCGGTGATGCCGCCCGCAGCGGATCGACAGAGGAACCTCTACCCAATCGCATGGAGCTGCAGTGGACGTTTCGCACTCCCCAGCCCCCCACTCCCGCCTGGCCCACGCATACCCGCATTACCTTTGACGAAGTCTTTCAGCCCATCGTGGTCAAACAGACGGTCCTCTTCGGCAGTTCTACCGACGACCAGTTGTACGCCCTCGATCTCAAAAGCGGTCAGCTCAAATGGAAATTCTTTACAGAAGGGCCAATTCGCTTTGCTCCCGCTGCCTGGAAAGATCGTGTCTTCGTCGCCAGCGATGATGGCTGCCTGTATGCATTGAATGTTGAAGACGGTTCGCTGCTCTGGAAAAAACGGGGCGGCCCCGAACGAAAATTCATTATGGGTAACGATCGACTGATCTCACACTGGCCGGCCCGAGGCGGCCCGGTCGTCCTCGGGGATCAGGTCTATTTTGCAGCCGGGGTCTGGCCCTCCGATGGCGTTTACCTGTATGCCCTCGACGCGGAAACCGGCAACGTTACCTGGAGCAATCAGAACTCCGGGCAACGCCTCATGAATCAGCCGCACGGCGGTGCGAGTGCCAAAAGCGGCGTCTCATCACAAGGCTATCTCGCTGCCAGCCAGGACCAGATCTTCATGCCCACCGGACGCGCCGTCCCCGCCGCCTTTGATCGGGCGACCGGCGAATTTCGCTATTACCATCTGCAGAAAAATCAGCAGCGCGGCGGCTCGGAAGTCATGCTGGCTGACCGGTTCTTCGCGAACGCGGGCTGCCTGTTCGACCAGCTGACAGGCGACCTGTCACAACAGACCGGAACCGGCCCCATCGCGGCGACTCCCCAGGGCGTTCTCCGCGGCAGTGGACAGTCACTCGTTTACAGCACATGGATCGACACCAAAACCAATGACCGCAAAGGCAAGCCGATCTCGATCAGAAGCCTCAAAGAAAAACGACTCATCCCCCTGAATTATACGATCACCGATGTCATCATCGCCGGCAATGACGCGTACTGTGGTTCGCACAACAAGGTCACCGGCGTCGACTTCAAAGGCCAGGCCAATACCTGGTGGTCGCATGAAATCGAAGGCACCGTCCGTGGCCTGGCTGCCTCTGATGAATGCCTCATTGCCAGCACCGATCAGGGAGTCATCTGTTGTTTCGCCAACGCACAGCCACCGGAAACGGTCGAAGCACAGCCACAATCGCCCGTCACCACCAGCCCACTCTACCAGCAGGCAGCCCAAGCCATCTGTGAGAAGACCAACGTCTCCACCGGAATTTGTGTCGACCTGGGCGCTACCAACGCGGACCTCGCCCTCGAACTGGCCCGCCAGTCCGACTTTCAGATTTACGTCGTCATGGCGGATCCAGACCAAGCCCAGCAGGCCCGTGAACGCCTCGCGGAAGCGGGTCTCTACGGTTCGAGGGTCGCCGTGCACCTGGCTGATCCCAAACAGGTCCCTTATTCAAAGAACTTCGCGAACCTCGTCATCTGCTCGGCTGCGCTGAATCAGGATGTCTCTCCGGCTCTCCTCAAAGAAGCCCGTCGGATTCAACGTCCTTTCGGCGGTCAGCTCTGCTGGGGTTCCGTTGAGAACCTGCAGCTGGAAACCAAAGACGATCTCAAAGGGGCCGGCAGTTGGACACACCAGTACTCTGATTCCACGAATACGGTGAATTCCAAAGATGAAATCGTCAAAGGGCCGCTCCGCATGTACTGGTATCGCGATGTCGACTTCCAGATCCCCAACCGGCACGGACAGGGCCCTGCCCCACTCGTGAGTCGCGGCGTCATGGTCGTCGGCGGTCTGCACGGTCTGTGTGGACTCGACGCCTATAACGGGCATACGCTCTGGAAATATCAGCTCAGAAACAACCTGACCGACATGAATGGCATTCATCATGATGTCAGCACGGCCGAGGTCGGCAGCAACTTCTGCCTCGGGGGCGACTATGCCTTCGTCTACAAAGACACCTTCTGCCATCAGATCGAACTGAAGACCGGGAAGCTGGTCCGCAAGATCTCCACTCCCGTCAGTCGCGACGATCCGAACCAGAACTGGGGCTATCTCGCGTACCATGACGGCGTGATCTATGGCACCGTAAGCAATGACGCGCATCACACCAGTCCCCGCTATGAAGGCATCAGCCTCCGTAATGAATCGGTTCTGTTTTTCGCCGCCGATGCCAAAACCGGGAACATTCTCTGGACCTACCAGCCTGAGTACTCGATCCGCAACAACGCAATCACCATTGGCAACAACAGCGTCTTTCTCGTCGATCGGGAAATCGCCAAAGCGGACCACGTCAAACAGGCCCGCCGCAACGGTCGCCCCAACCCTCCCTCTCCGGAAGACGCACACCGCAAGGGCAAGTTGAAAGCCTTCCAGGCCAAAACCGGGGCTGACCTCTGGGAAGACGATCAGGAAATCTTCGGCACCCAGCTGGCACTCTCCGCAGACCACGACATCCTGCTGATGTTCTACCAGGGCATCCGGCACAAATTCTTCCGACTCCCTTCCGAAGTCGGCGGGCGACTCGCTGCCGTCGATGCCAAAACGGGAAAACGGATCTGGGATATCGCAGCCGAGTATCAATCGCATCCGATCATCAACGGCGACAAAATCTTTGCCCAGGGAGGTGCCTGGGAACTGAAGACCGGAAAACCGATCTCCTTCAGCTTCGAACGCTCCTATGGCTGCGGCCAGATCTCTGCCAGCAAACACCTGATGGTCTTCCGCTCCGCCACACTCGGGTACGTCGACCTGACCCGCAAAGCCGGCGTCGAAAACTTCGGCGGCATCCGCCTGGGTTGTTACATCAACGCCATCCCGGCCGGCGGCCTGGTCCTCGTTCCCGACGGCTCGTCCCAGTGTAACTGCTCCTACCAGATGCAGGCCTGGTTCGCTCTGGAAGGCAGTGAATGA
- a CDS encoding sialidase family protein — MPRSTSLYGLCLILAFILGGEIQFSSLSRAESRLLVKATKELPRHGEGSLLTLDNGRLLLVYTQWYHGTGNDHDPARLVEIHSDDGGKTWSPPQTVQENIGKMNVMSASLVKTTSGKILLIYIRIDSNRFANLWYKESTDLGASWSEPKQLSHGKQGLIFAVNSAAIRLKSGRILLAAYGSPSAWQKDEHFVSFSYYSDDEGQTWHRSDNQVDCPLRGAMEPEIEQLSDGRILMLIRTQTTRMYRSFSQDGGQTWSPAEKTDIVHPEAPMLLQRIPGEKAPLILIWNNAVVPGADHQGPRTPLTLGLSYDDGTTWEKLINIEDNSKGSYCYASMDFRDDTLHLVYYGPGGLRYRTIPLQQILNHDLKQKSATQE, encoded by the coding sequence ATGCCTCGTTCTACTTCCCTTTACGGACTCTGTCTGATCCTGGCCTTTATTCTCGGCGGAGAGATTCAGTTCAGCAGTCTCAGCCGCGCCGAATCACGACTGCTTGTCAAAGCGACGAAAGAACTCCCGCGACACGGGGAAGGCAGTCTGCTGACGCTCGACAACGGGCGTCTGCTGCTGGTTTACACGCAGTGGTATCACGGGACCGGCAACGACCACGATCCTGCCCGCCTCGTCGAGATTCATTCGGATGACGGCGGCAAAACCTGGTCCCCCCCGCAAACCGTGCAGGAAAATATCGGCAAAATGAATGTGATGTCAGCCAGCCTTGTCAAAACGACGAGTGGCAAAATCCTGCTGATCTATATCCGTATCGACAGCAATCGGTTTGCCAATCTCTGGTACAAAGAATCGACAGACCTGGGAGCATCGTGGAGCGAACCGAAGCAACTCTCGCATGGTAAACAGGGGCTGATCTTCGCGGTGAATTCTGCCGCAATCCGGCTGAAATCGGGACGCATCCTGCTGGCCGCCTATGGTTCTCCCAGTGCCTGGCAGAAAGACGAGCACTTTGTTTCTTTCAGTTACTATTCTGATGACGAAGGGCAGACCTGGCATCGCTCTGATAACCAGGTCGACTGTCCGCTCCGGGGTGCAATGGAACCGGAAATCGAACAACTCTCTGACGGACGGATTCTGATGCTGATTCGCACTCAAACCACACGCATGTACCGCTCATTCAGCCAGGATGGCGGACAGACCTGGAGTCCGGCAGAGAAGACCGACATCGTGCATCCCGAAGCCCCCATGCTGTTACAACGGATTCCTGGTGAAAAGGCACCATTGATTCTGATCTGGAATAATGCGGTCGTCCCCGGAGCCGACCACCAGGGACCGCGCACGCCTCTCACACTCGGGCTGTCCTACGATGATGGCACCACCTGGGAAAAACTGATCAACATTGAAGACAATTCCAAAGGCTCCTACTGTTATGCCAGCATGGACTTCCGTGATGACACCCTGCATCTGGTCTATTATGGACCGGGAGGACTGCGTTATCGAACGATCCCACTCCAGCAGATCTTAAACCATGATCTAAAACAGAAATCCGCCACACAGGAGTGA
- a CDS encoding DUF1559 domain-containing protein — MSTSKNSPIRRDGFTLIELLVVIAIIAILIALLLPAVQQARESARRSTCKNNLKQIGLALHNYHDSHSMFPFGRSFADNSNSAPQNFGSHMCATMLLPFLDQTNVYNQFNFLSAFNSAANAPVTQQKINVFICPSNPQDEGQNWTGAGGPNDSWGSHYQPVAHSGKDGNPARDGQDAVGFNKDGMFYRNSKTRFRDILDGSSNTLAFSETVGDTPGSHELFTWGAYGGGGIGVRSGINANFPLLSGWNWNGDDFTGPASYHTGGCHFLLADGAVRFLSENIDLGTLQSLTTRAGSEVVGEF; from the coding sequence ATGTCAACAAGTAAAAACTCCCCTATACGACGCGACGGATTCACGCTGATCGAACTCCTGGTGGTAATAGCCATCATCGCCATTCTGATCGCCCTGCTCCTGCCTGCGGTTCAGCAGGCCCGGGAATCGGCGCGCCGCAGTACCTGCAAAAACAATCTGAAGCAGATCGGACTGGCGCTGCATAACTACCACGATTCGCACAGCATGTTCCCCTTCGGCCGCAGCTTTGCTGATAATTCCAACTCGGCGCCCCAGAACTTCGGTTCGCACATGTGTGCCACCATGCTTCTTCCCTTCCTCGATCAGACCAATGTTTACAACCAGTTTAATTTTCTGTCTGCCTTCAACTCAGCCGCAAATGCGCCTGTCACCCAGCAGAAAATCAACGTCTTCATCTGTCCCAGTAACCCGCAGGATGAAGGACAGAACTGGACCGGCGCCGGAGGCCCCAACGACTCCTGGGGCAGCCATTATCAACCGGTCGCACACAGTGGTAAAGACGGGAACCCCGCGCGGGATGGACAGGATGCAGTCGGTTTCAATAAGGACGGCATGTTCTACCGCAACTCGAAAACCAGGTTCCGAGATATTCTCGACGGATCCAGCAATACCCTCGCGTTCTCGGAAACCGTGGGCGATACTCCCGGTTCCCACGAACTTTTCACCTGGGGTGCCTACGGCGGAGGCGGCATCGGAGTCCGTAGCGGGATCAATGCCAACTTTCCCCTGCTCTCCGGCTGGAACTGGAACGGCGATGACTTCACCGGCCCGGCGAGTTACCACACCGGAGGCTGTCATTTTTTACTGGCTGATGGCGCGGTCCGCTTCCTTTCAGAAAATATTGACCTGGGAACGTTACAAAGCCTGACCACACGGGCCGGAAGTGAAGTCGTGGGAGAATTCTGA
- a CDS encoding sialidase family protein, whose amino-acid sequence MQLEHLETGLLFKNPKPHVHSVHAYFPSVVVLPDGSLLAMYMLGEAFEAVNLQPYLSRSQDQGATWEQLGPLETAVPGHDTSTFGRLSITKSGEIIANLVRFDRTGRTEEGLCNPETLGMVPSELLLLRSIDQGQTWNNPEPVSTPLAGPEFEMCSPITELRDGRWIWSTSTWRDWEGQLPNGNRQLAFVSNDQGENWSGYLDIMHSPQNNLIFWESKVIEIPDDRLLSVAWCYDEASGQDLPNQYALSDDGGATWSSPASTQLTGQTLTPCLLEDGSLLNIYRRMDHPGLWACLSRIDEQGHWTNLDQQPLWGHNLLEGMTHTSVNMSETFAALKFGAPHISRLPDGDLFVTFWCYEQCVSVIRWFRFSVSPQEIPREQQTTAHC is encoded by the coding sequence ATGCAACTTGAACATCTCGAAACCGGACTGCTGTTTAAAAACCCCAAACCGCACGTCCACAGCGTACACGCATATTTTCCCTCGGTTGTTGTCCTGCCCGACGGTTCCCTGCTCGCCATGTACATGCTGGGGGAAGCCTTTGAAGCCGTCAACCTGCAGCCGTACCTCTCCCGCTCACAGGATCAGGGCGCGACCTGGGAACAACTGGGACCACTGGAGACCGCCGTCCCCGGGCATGACACTTCCACATTCGGACGTCTTTCGATCACAAAAAGCGGGGAAATCATCGCAAACCTGGTCCGGTTTGACCGGACCGGACGGACTGAGGAAGGTCTCTGCAACCCCGAAACCCTGGGTATGGTTCCCTCAGAGCTACTCCTGCTGCGTTCCATCGATCAGGGGCAGACCTGGAACAATCCGGAGCCGGTCTCTACGCCGCTTGCGGGTCCGGAATTCGAAATGTGCAGCCCCATTACAGAACTCAGAGATGGCCGCTGGATCTGGTCTACCTCCACCTGGCGCGACTGGGAGGGACAACTACCCAACGGCAATCGACAGTTGGCCTTCGTTTCCAACGATCAGGGAGAAAACTGGAGTGGCTACCTGGATATCATGCACAGTCCGCAGAACAACCTCATCTTCTGGGAATCGAAGGTGATTGAAATCCCGGACGACAGACTGCTCTCGGTTGCCTGGTGCTATGATGAAGCCAGCGGCCAGGATCTCCCTAACCAGTACGCGCTCAGTGATGACGGGGGGGCGACCTGGTCGTCTCCCGCTTCGACGCAACTGACAGGCCAGACACTGACCCCCTGTCTGCTGGAGGACGGCAGTCTGCTGAATATTTACCGCCGCATGGATCACCCCGGCCTGTGGGCCTGCCTGTCCCGGATTGACGAACAGGGGCACTGGACCAATCTCGATCAGCAGCCGCTCTGGGGACACAATCTGCTGGAAGGCATGACGCACACGAGCGTAAATATGTCGGAAACGTTTGCTGCTCTCAAGTTCGGCGCGCCACACATCAGCCGGCTGCCCGACGGAGACCTCTTCGTCACCTTCTGGTGTTATGAACAGTGCGTGAGCGTCATTCGCTGGTTCCGGTTTTCGGTGTCTCCACAAGAAATACCGCGAGAACAGCAGACGACTGCCCACTGCTGA